Proteins from a single region of Nakamurella deserti:
- a CDS encoding valine--tRNA ligase, translating into MTASAAATPDLPSQYDPAAVEVATYQRWEAAGYFTADPARVLSGEKKPFSIVLPPPNVTGSLHIGHALDHTIMDILSRWHRMSGDETLWLPGMDHAGIATQNVVEKKLAVDGKTRHDIGREQFVQKVWDWKAESGGMILGQMRRLGDSVDWSRERFTLDDGLSRAVTTIFKRLYDDGLIYRANRITHWCPGCQTALSDIEVEHSEDAGELVSLRYGDGDRSVVVATTRVETMLGDTAIAVHPDDERYRHLVGTTVTLPIVGREIPVVADDHVDPSFGTGAVKVTPAHDPNDFEIGRRHDLPAVTILDLTAHITGTGTAFDGMDRFEARAAVKEELRRQGRVVAEKIPYLHAVGHCSRSDDVVEPRLSVQWFVKVGPLATAAGDAVRDGRTRIHPPELAARYFEWVDNMHDWTISRQLWWGHRIPVWYGPDGEVRCVGPDETPPGAGWTQDPDVLDTWFSSGLWPFSTMGWPDETETLKAFYPTSVLVTGYDILFFWVARMMMLGLYAMKDAEGNPAAPFDVVALHGMVRDERGRKMSKSRGNVIDPMAWIEEYGADAVRLTLARGANPGADLATSADWVAGSRNFCSKLFNATRFALMTGARVPTAPIDRESLEDVDAWILDRLGETVSATTDLLADFQIAKAAEGLYHFVWDELCDWYLEFAKDAIYGAPERAEKTREVLGHALDTVLRLLHPFVPFVTETLWTSLTGGESLVIADWPTVAPVADPETVARTARRVADAQQFVTEVRRFRADQGLKPSAKVPAVITGLEAADLAPLEQVIRSVARLAAPGDDFTASVSVQVGLGIRSAGVELDTSGTVDVAAEKARLAKDLAAAEKEVGEASTKLGNEAFVGKAPVAVVDKIRDRLARAEADIERITARLQTLDGAR; encoded by the coding sequence GTGACTGCCTCCGCCGCTGCAACCCCTGATCTGCCCAGCCAGTACGACCCGGCGGCCGTCGAGGTGGCCACCTACCAGCGTTGGGAGGCGGCCGGCTACTTCACCGCCGACCCCGCGCGGGTGCTGTCGGGGGAGAAGAAGCCGTTCTCGATCGTGCTGCCGCCGCCGAACGTCACCGGCAGCCTGCACATCGGCCACGCCCTCGACCACACCATCATGGACATCCTCAGCCGATGGCACCGGATGAGCGGCGACGAGACGCTGTGGCTGCCCGGCATGGACCACGCCGGCATCGCCACCCAGAACGTCGTCGAGAAGAAGCTGGCCGTCGACGGCAAGACCCGGCACGACATCGGGCGCGAGCAGTTCGTGCAGAAGGTGTGGGACTGGAAGGCCGAGTCCGGCGGGATGATCCTGGGCCAGATGCGGCGGCTGGGTGACTCCGTCGACTGGTCCCGCGAGCGGTTCACCCTGGACGACGGGCTGTCACGGGCCGTCACCACCATCTTCAAGCGGCTCTACGACGACGGCCTGATCTACCGGGCCAACCGCATCACCCACTGGTGCCCCGGCTGTCAGACCGCACTGAGCGACATCGAGGTGGAGCACTCCGAGGACGCCGGCGAACTGGTGTCGCTGCGGTACGGGGACGGCGACCGCAGTGTCGTCGTCGCGACCACCCGCGTCGAGACCATGCTCGGCGACACGGCCATCGCCGTGCACCCGGACGACGAGCGCTACCGCCACCTCGTCGGCACCACCGTCACCCTGCCCATCGTCGGCCGGGAGATCCCCGTCGTCGCCGACGACCACGTCGACCCGTCGTTCGGCACCGGCGCCGTCAAGGTCACCCCGGCGCACGATCCCAACGACTTCGAGATCGGCCGCCGCCACGATCTGCCGGCCGTCACGATCCTGGACCTGACCGCGCACATCACCGGCACCGGTACCGCCTTCGACGGCATGGACCGCTTCGAGGCCCGCGCCGCGGTGAAGGAGGAGCTGCGCCGTCAAGGCCGGGTGGTGGCCGAGAAGATCCCGTACCTGCACGCGGTCGGGCACTGCTCCCGCTCCGACGACGTCGTCGAGCCGCGGCTGTCGGTGCAGTGGTTCGTCAAGGTCGGCCCGCTCGCGACCGCCGCCGGCGACGCCGTCCGGGACGGCCGCACGAGGATCCACCCGCCGGAGCTCGCCGCCCGGTACTTCGAGTGGGTCGACAACATGCACGACTGGACGATCTCGCGCCAGCTCTGGTGGGGTCACCGCATCCCGGTCTGGTACGGCCCCGACGGTGAGGTCCGTTGCGTCGGGCCGGACGAGACGCCGCCGGGCGCGGGCTGGACCCAGGACCCGGACGTGCTGGACACCTGGTTCTCCTCGGGTCTGTGGCCGTTCTCCACCATGGGCTGGCCGGACGAGACGGAGACCCTCAAGGCGTTCTACCCGACGTCGGTGCTGGTCACCGGTTACGACATCCTGTTCTTCTGGGTCGCCCGGATGATGATGCTGGGCCTCTACGCGATGAAGGACGCCGAGGGCAATCCCGCGGCTCCCTTCGACGTCGTGGCGCTGCACGGCATGGTCCGTGACGAGCGCGGTCGCAAGATGAGCAAGTCACGCGGCAACGTCATCGACCCGATGGCCTGGATCGAGGAGTACGGCGCCGACGCGGTGCGGCTGACGCTGGCCCGCGGCGCCAACCCGGGCGCGGACCTGGCCACTTCGGCGGACTGGGTCGCCGGATCGCGGAACTTCTGCTCCAAGCTGTTCAACGCGACCCGGTTCGCGCTGATGACCGGCGCCCGCGTGCCGACCGCCCCGATCGACCGGGAGTCCCTCGAGGACGTCGACGCGTGGATCCTGGACCGGCTCGGCGAGACGGTGTCCGCCACCACCGACCTGCTCGCCGACTTCCAGATCGCCAAGGCTGCCGAGGGCCTCTACCACTTCGTGTGGGACGAGCTCTGTGACTGGTACCTGGAGTTCGCCAAGGACGCCATCTACGGCGCCCCGGAGCGGGCGGAGAAGACCCGCGAGGTGCTGGGCCACGCGCTGGACACGGTGCTGCGGTTGCTGCACCCGTTCGTCCCGTTCGTCACCGAGACGCTCTGGACCTCGCTGACCGGAGGTGAGTCGCTGGTCATCGCCGACTGGCCGACCGTGGCCCCGGTCGCCGACCCGGAGACGGTCGCGCGCACGGCCCGCCGCGTCGCCGACGCCCAGCAGTTCGTCACCGAGGTCCGCCGCTTCCGGGCCGACCAGGGGCTGAAGCCGTCCGCCAAGGTCCCCGCGGTCATCACCGGACTGGAGGCCGCCGATCTCGCCCCGCTGGAGCAGGTCATCCGGTCGGTGGCGCGGCTCGCCGCCCCCGGCGACGACTTCACCGCCTCGGTGAGCGTGCAGGTGGGTCTGGGGATCCGCTCGGCGGGTGTGGAACTGGACACCTCGGGGACGGTCGACGTGGCCGCCGAGAAGGCCCGGCTCGCCAAGGACCTCGCCGCCGCCGAGAAGGAGGTAGGTGAGGCGTCGACGAAGCTCGGCAACGAGGCGTTCGTCGGCAAGGCGCCGGTGGCGGTGGTGGACAAGATCCGCGACCGGCTGGCCCGCGCCGAGGCCGACATCGAACGCATCACCGCCCGGCTGCAGACGCTGGACGGTGCCCGATGA
- a CDS encoding LLM class flavin-dependent oxidoreductase, with the protein MHYGIILTCGDAADVAELAEAAEDAGWDAVFGWEPVFGVHAWIALTAAAMRTSTLRLGTMLTPLPRWKPWDLASVTGTLDRLSGGRVILGVGLGAVMQHWTAFEPDQGRAVRAELMDEGLDVLFGLWGGQPFSYEGKHYTVRPPEAMVPPPIVSRPRIPTWCVGLAGARKSMRRAARCDGLLPNFPGDGGPGEARQDYARWAAVTDEVLSLRAELGLTGPYDIVAEGTADLRDRDRTVEEAARYAEVGATWWLDADWAAAPTDDPVAALRERVLAGPPR; encoded by the coding sequence GTGCACTACGGCATCATCCTGACCTGCGGCGACGCCGCCGACGTGGCCGAACTCGCCGAGGCCGCCGAGGACGCCGGCTGGGACGCGGTGTTCGGCTGGGAGCCGGTGTTCGGCGTCCACGCCTGGATCGCGCTGACCGCCGCCGCCATGCGGACGTCCACCCTCCGGCTCGGCACCATGCTCACGCCGTTGCCCCGCTGGAAACCGTGGGACCTGGCATCGGTCACCGGCACCCTCGACCGGCTGTCCGGCGGCCGGGTCATCCTGGGCGTCGGGCTCGGGGCGGTGATGCAGCACTGGACTGCCTTCGAACCCGACCAGGGACGGGCCGTGCGGGCCGAGCTGATGGACGAGGGCCTCGACGTGCTGTTCGGCCTGTGGGGCGGTCAGCCGTTCAGCTACGAGGGGAAGCACTACACCGTCCGCCCGCCGGAGGCGATGGTGCCGCCTCCGATCGTCTCCCGACCGCGCATCCCCACCTGGTGCGTGGGTCTGGCCGGCGCCCGCAAGTCGATGCGGCGCGCCGCCCGGTGCGACGGGCTGCTGCCGAACTTCCCGGGCGACGGCGGTCCGGGCGAGGCCCGGCAGGACTACGCCCGGTGGGCGGCGGTGACCGACGAGGTGCTGTCGCTCCGCGCGGAGCTGGGGCTGACCGGCCCCTACGACATCGTGGCCGAAGGCACCGCCGACCTCCGCGACCGCGACCGGACCGTCGAGGAGGCGGCCCGGTACGCCGAGGTGGGGGCGACGTGGTGGCTCGACGCCGACTGGGCGGCCGCTCCCACCGACGACCCGGTCGCCGCACTGCGGGAGCGGGTGCTGGCCGGCCCGCCCCGGTGA
- a CDS encoding maleylpyruvate isomerase N-terminal domain-containing protein, with translation MPDTLRDAFLLAAGTAARLLAEPAVARHWAEPSALPAYRVSGLAGHLGLQVRYVSQLLEAPAPAGPVETLDDHYAAAAWIGAAVDDEPNVFARESGERHAQQGPATLAADVAALAGGLGAAFAAAPADRTVRLPWADRVLTLDDFLLTRMMEIVVHVDDLAVSVGVPTPASPAEVTEPVIGLLTRLAVRRHGALPLVRALSRAERAPDTVAAF, from the coding sequence GTGCCCGACACCCTCCGTGACGCGTTCCTCCTCGCCGCCGGCACGGCCGCGCGATTGCTCGCCGAACCCGCGGTCGCCCGGCACTGGGCCGAGCCCAGTGCGCTGCCCGCCTACCGGGTCTCCGGGCTGGCCGGGCACCTGGGGCTGCAGGTGCGCTACGTGTCGCAGTTGCTGGAGGCGCCGGCACCGGCGGGTCCGGTCGAGACGCTGGACGACCACTACGCCGCCGCGGCCTGGATCGGTGCCGCCGTCGACGACGAGCCGAACGTGTTCGCCCGCGAGAGCGGTGAGCGCCACGCCCAGCAGGGGCCGGCCACGCTGGCGGCCGACGTGGCGGCCCTGGCCGGTGGCCTCGGAGCGGCGTTCGCCGCGGCGCCCGCCGACCGGACGGTGCGGCTGCCCTGGGCGGACCGGGTGCTCACGCTGGACGACTTCCTGCTGACCCGGATGATGGAGATCGTCGTCCACGTCGACGACCTCGCGGTCAGCGTCGGGGTGCCGACCCCGGCGTCGCCGGCCGAGGTCACCGAGCCGGTGATCGGGCTGCTGACCCGGCTGGCCGTCCGCCGGCACGGGGCGCTGCCGCTGGTCCGGGCGCTCAGCCGGGCCGAGCGGGCACCGGACACCGTCGCCGCGTTCTGA
- a CDS encoding acyl-CoA dehydrogenase family protein produces the protein MTDFTETAEHAELRAVVHQIAARYGGADYADHGRRGDPQEALWKELADNGFIGINVPTEYGGGGAGMTELAIVAEEAAAAGSPLLLLLVSGAIAVEVLKRHGSAEQRRTWLTRLADGHTVVAFAITEPDAGSNSHRVATVARRDGDDWVINGSKYYISGIDGAAAVITVARTGVDEQTGKARLAMFLVPTDAAGLSWQRIDMAAQIPDRQFTVFYDDVRVPATAMIGTPESGTRPLFDGLNPERIAAAALCVGLGRYALERAADYARTRTVWDGAPIGAHQGVSHPLARARIGLDLAQLMMTKAAWLHDDGRPAAIESNEAKYAAAEAAAAAVDAAIQTHGGNGLTVEYGLMPLYGMARLLRIAPVNAEMLLNYVAQHSLKLPRSY, from the coding sequence ATGACCGACTTCACCGAGACCGCCGAGCACGCCGAGCTGAGGGCGGTCGTGCACCAGATCGCCGCCCGTTACGGCGGAGCGGACTACGCCGACCACGGCCGCCGCGGTGATCCGCAGGAGGCGCTGTGGAAGGAGCTGGCCGACAACGGCTTCATCGGCATCAACGTGCCGACCGAGTACGGCGGTGGCGGGGCGGGGATGACCGAACTGGCCATCGTGGCAGAGGAGGCCGCGGCCGCCGGGTCGCCGTTGCTGCTGTTGCTGGTCTCCGGCGCGATCGCCGTCGAGGTGCTGAAGCGGCACGGATCCGCCGAGCAGCGCCGGACCTGGCTGACCCGGCTCGCCGACGGGCACACGGTGGTCGCCTTCGCCATCACCGAACCGGACGCCGGCTCCAACTCCCACCGGGTCGCCACGGTCGCGCGCCGGGACGGTGACGACTGGGTGATCAATGGCTCGAAGTACTACATCTCCGGCATCGACGGCGCGGCTGCGGTGATCACGGTGGCCCGCACCGGGGTCGACGAGCAGACCGGCAAGGCGCGGCTGGCGATGTTCCTGGTACCCACCGACGCGGCCGGGTTGAGCTGGCAGCGCATCGACATGGCCGCCCAGATCCCGGACCGGCAGTTCACCGTGTTCTACGACGACGTACGGGTTCCGGCGACCGCGATGATCGGCACCCCGGAGTCGGGGACCCGGCCGCTGTTCGACGGCCTCAACCCCGAGCGGATCGCCGCGGCGGCGCTGTGCGTGGGGCTCGGACGGTACGCCCTCGAGCGGGCCGCCGACTACGCCCGGACCCGCACGGTGTGGGACGGCGCGCCGATCGGCGCCCACCAGGGGGTGTCGCACCCGCTGGCCCGCGCCCGCATCGGTCTGGACCTCGCCCAGCTGATGATGACCAAGGCCGCCTGGTTGCACGACGACGGGCGGCCCGCCGCGATCGAGTCCAACGAGGCCAAGTACGCCGCCGCCGAGGCCGCCGCGGCCGCTGTCGACGCCGCGATCCAGACCCACGGCGGCAACGGCCTCACCGTCGAGTACGGCCTGATGCCGCTGTACGGTATGGCCCGGTTGCTGCGGATCGCCCCGGTCAACGCGGAGATGCTGCTCAACTACGTGGCCCAGCACAGCCTGAAGTTGCCGCGCTCCTACTGA
- a CDS encoding nicotinate-nucleotide--dimethylbenzimidazole phosphoribosyltransferase encodes MSTELTPFAEIDAPRVGPDAATPLADPALGRLVMVAAWCGARQDATGPFRRPRVVLVGPEDTTTADVLATTSLAALYGIGVTRLDPHRTADVDPSDAGDDEPAANGRAGGAGAAADPRDALPPAAAVAAVDRGRRLADAEIDAGADLVVPGLAGGDHGTALGVLTAVLTGLEPVAAVTVPDTDPVTWGAAVTDLRDTLFRLRDRDRDVVSLIAAVGGAELGALAGLVAQAAVRRTPVLLDGLPATIAAVLAHRLAPGADAWLIAAGQAPDRPGRRLQDMLGLPVVAALETSSAAAAGAVLVLPLIQAALTVGEDRAAAVEDDVVAAADLGDAASDAGSPAAPDVVAVD; translated from the coding sequence GTGAGCACCGAACTGACGCCGTTCGCCGAGATCGACGCGCCCCGGGTCGGTCCCGACGCGGCGACGCCGCTGGCGGATCCCGCGCTGGGCCGACTGGTGATGGTGGCCGCGTGGTGCGGCGCGCGCCAGGACGCCACCGGACCCTTCCGCCGCCCCCGGGTGGTGCTGGTCGGCCCGGAGGACACCACGACGGCCGACGTCCTGGCGACGACGTCCCTCGCCGCGCTGTACGGGATCGGGGTGACCCGGCTGGACCCGCACCGCACCGCCGACGTCGACCCCTCCGACGCCGGCGACGACGAGCCGGCCGCGAACGGCAGGGCCGGCGGGGCCGGCGCCGCGGCCGATCCCCGGGACGCGCTGCCGCCGGCCGCCGCCGTCGCCGCGGTGGACCGCGGTCGCCGCCTCGCCGACGCCGAGATCGACGCCGGTGCCGATCTCGTCGTACCCGGTCTGGCCGGCGGCGACCACGGGACCGCCCTCGGCGTGCTCACCGCGGTGCTGACCGGGCTGGAGCCCGTGGCCGCGGTGACGGTGCCGGACACCGATCCGGTGACCTGGGGGGCGGCGGTCACGGACCTCCGGGACACCCTGTTCCGGCTACGGGACCGCGACCGCGACGTGGTGTCGCTGATCGCCGCGGTCGGCGGGGCCGAGCTCGGTGCGTTGGCCGGACTCGTCGCCCAGGCCGCGGTCCGCCGGACCCCGGTCCTGCTGGACGGGCTGCCGGCGACGATCGCCGCGGTGCTCGCGCACCGGCTCGCGCCCGGCGCCGACGCCTGGCTCATCGCCGCGGGTCAGGCCCCCGACCGTCCCGGCCGGCGTCTGCAGGACATGCTCGGGCTGCCGGTCGTCGCGGCTCTGGAGACCTCTTCGGCGGCCGCCGCCGGCGCGGTCCTGGTGCTCCCGCTGATCCAGGCGGCCCTCACGGTCGGGGAGGACCGCGCCGCCGCCGTCGAGGACGACGTCGTCGCCGCAGCGGACCTCGGCGACGCGGCGTCCGACGCCGGCTCCCCCGCCGCGCCGGACGTCGTCGCCGTCGACTGA
- a CDS encoding uracil-DNA glycosylase, giving the protein MTAAALPDTMDAGWAAALAPVADRLHGMGEFLRAEVAAGRTYLPAAPQILRAFERPLAGVRVLVVGQDPYPTPGHPVGLSFSVERSVRPVPRSLANIYTELASDLDIPPAPHGDLGAWSDQGVLLLNRVLTVRPGEPASHRGKGWEAFTEAAIRALVDRGGPLVAILWGKDAQSLIPMLRSVPHLKSVHPSPLSAARGFFGSRPFSRANELLVGMGADPVDWRLH; this is encoded by the coding sequence GTGACCGCGGCCGCGCTGCCCGACACCATGGACGCCGGCTGGGCCGCCGCACTCGCCCCGGTGGCCGACCGGCTGCACGGGATGGGCGAGTTCCTCCGCGCCGAGGTGGCGGCGGGACGCACCTACCTGCCCGCGGCGCCGCAGATCCTGCGGGCGTTCGAGCGCCCGCTGGCCGGGGTCCGTGTGCTCGTCGTCGGACAGGACCCGTACCCGACACCCGGTCATCCGGTCGGACTGTCGTTCTCCGTCGAGCGCTCCGTCCGGCCTGTTCCGCGGTCGCTGGCCAACATCTACACCGAGCTGGCGTCCGACCTGGACATCCCGCCGGCGCCGCACGGCGACCTCGGTGCGTGGTCGGACCAGGGGGTGCTGCTGCTGAACCGGGTGCTGACCGTGCGACCCGGCGAACCGGCGTCGCACCGCGGCAAGGGGTGGGAGGCGTTCACCGAGGCGGCGATCCGGGCGCTGGTCGACCGCGGCGGCCCACTGGTGGCGATCCTCTGGGGCAAGGACGCCCAGAGCCTGATCCCGATGCTCCGGTCGGTGCCGCACCTGAAGAGCGTGCATCCGTCGCCGTTGTCCGCCGCGCGCGGCTTCTTCGGCTCCCGGCCGTTCTCGCGGGCCAACGAGCTGCTCGTCGGGATGGGCGCCGACCCGGTGGACTGGCGCCTGCACTGA
- a CDS encoding thiamine-phosphate kinase, whose product MTAVPARVVEATTRGTVSTRHTPYRVGVGHHGACSRRPGSAPPGRSPCAPEAAITTPTSRPATPAAGAGTPGAGEFGLIAAITAGQQQPPGTLLGPGDDAALVAAPDGRVVVSTDVLVDGVHFRSDWATPEQIGRRAALASVADIAAMGAVPTAFVVGLCVPADTSGDVVLGIGRGLHAVAAEIGAGVVGGDLTRSEVLTVSVTVLGDLRGARPVVRSGARPGDLLALAGRVGWAAAGLAVLSRGFRSPASMVNAYREPQPPLAAGPVAAALGATAMIDVSDGLVADVGHIAEASGVAIDIRSTALDLNPRLVEVAAALGKDPLTWVLTGGDDHALVATFPADTALPAPWEPIGRVGEGSGVTVDGSAYEGAGGWDHFR is encoded by the coding sequence TTGGCGTCGGGCACCATGGAGCCTGCTCGCGGCGGCCCGGGAGTGCACCACCGGGCCGTTCCCCCTGTGCCCCGGAGGCCGCCATCACCACCCCGACCAGTCGTCCCGCCACCCCGGCTGCCGGCGCCGGCACGCCCGGAGCCGGCGAATTCGGTCTCATCGCGGCGATCACCGCGGGTCAGCAGCAGCCCCCCGGCACCCTGCTCGGCCCCGGCGACGACGCCGCCCTGGTCGCCGCACCCGACGGCCGGGTGGTCGTGAGCACCGACGTGCTGGTCGACGGGGTGCACTTCCGCAGCGACTGGGCCACCCCGGAACAGATCGGCCGGCGGGCGGCGCTGGCCTCGGTGGCCGACATCGCCGCGATGGGCGCGGTCCCGACGGCGTTCGTGGTCGGGCTGTGCGTCCCCGCCGACACCTCCGGGGACGTCGTCCTCGGCATCGGGCGGGGGCTGCACGCCGTCGCCGCCGAGATCGGCGCCGGGGTCGTCGGGGGAGACCTGACCCGATCGGAGGTGCTGACCGTCTCCGTCACCGTGCTCGGTGACCTCCGCGGAGCCCGTCCGGTGGTGCGGTCCGGGGCCCGTCCGGGTGACCTGCTCGCGCTGGCCGGCCGCGTGGGCTGGGCGGCGGCGGGCCTGGCGGTGCTGTCCCGGGGCTTCCGGTCGCCGGCGTCGATGGTCAACGCCTACCGCGAGCCGCAGCCGCCGCTGGCCGCCGGTCCGGTCGCGGCGGCCCTCGGCGCCACCGCGATGATCGACGTCTCCGACGGGCTCGTCGCCGACGTCGGTCACATCGCCGAAGCCTCCGGGGTGGCCATCGACATCCGTTCCACCGCGCTGGATCTCAACCCCCGGTTGGTCGAGGTCGCGGCCGCGTTGGGCAAGGACCCGCTGACCTGGGTGCTCACCGGCGGGGACGATCACGCGCTGGTGGCGACCTTCCCGGCGGACACCGCGCTGCCCGCCCCCTGGGAGCCCATCGGCCGTGTCGGGGAGGGCTCCGGGGTCACCGTGGACGGCTCGGCCTACGAGGGTGCCGGCGGCTGGGACCACTTCCGGTGA